CAAGGCCATCGACGTGATCGACCCGCAGCCCGTCCACCGCGCCGGAGTGCACTAGTTCGAGGATCAGCCGGTGGCTGTCGTCAAACACGGCGTCATCTTCAACGCGCACGCCCGCAAGCCCGGTTATCTCGAAAAAGCGGCGGTACGAGAGCGAGCGCGGCGCGTCGCGCCAGGAAATTAACTGATACGGCTGGCGGTCATGCAGCGCCGCAATCGCCTGTTTATCAGTAATGGCCAGCACGTCCGCCTCACGCCCCTGCCAGGTCTCCGGGTTGAGCGGATAGTAACTGTCGTAATAGGCGAGCGCGGGTTTGCCGGTTTTCGGATCGGGCTTAACGCTGATTTCGCCGTTCTCCAGCACGTTCTCAAAAGTATCGCCCAGGAACGGCAGCGTCAGGCGGCGCGTCCAGTCGATATCGAAGTGACGGGCGTAACGGCTCTTTTCGCCGTGTTCGATCACATCGCGCCACCACGGGTTTTCCAGCGACGCCGCCATGTGGTTGGGCACGATATCAAGGATCAGCCCCAGCCCGCCCGCTTTGAGTGCCTGCACCATGCGGTCAAAGCCTTCGCGCCCGCCGATGGACGGCTCGATTTCATTGGCGTCGGTCACGTCATAACCGTGGGTGGAGCCGGTGGTCGCCGTAAACACCGGCGACGCGTACAGATGGCTGATGCCAAGCCGCTTCAGATAAGGCACCAGGCCCGCCGCGCGGTCAAACGTCATGCCGTTGCGAAACTGAATGCGGTACGTTGAAGAAGGAATACTCATTGCGCGTCTCCTTTCGCCAGGCGAACCTGAATGCTGTTAGCAGGCAGTTCGTCGCCTGCCTGCGGCCAGGCGAACAGCGTGTCGCCCGGCATTTCCGGCAGCGGTTGCGGGCGCTCGCCGATATTCAGCGCCAGCGACAGCGTGCCTTTCGGGAAGGTCCAGCTCACCGCCACGAAGCCCGGCGCGGTGTCAATAACGCGCCCACTGTGGCCGCCCGCCGTGGACAGCAGCGGCACGATCTGCTCACGGCGGAGCGTCAGCAGTTCTCGGGTGAGCGCAAGCCACGCCCTCCCCTCTTCGCTCTCCGGCTTCTGCCAGTCGAGTTTCGACATCTCAAAGGTTTGCTGCGCGTTCGGGTCCGGCACGCTGTCGCCGTCCCAGTCGCCGTGGCCTTCAAACTCACGCGCGCGGCCTTCGCGCACGGCTTTTGCGAGGTCGCCGTGGAAATCGGTAAAGAACAGGAACGGGTTGGTTTCGCCGTACTCTTCACCCATAAACAGCAGCGGAATGTGCGGCGAGAGCAGCAGGGTGGCGAGCAACACTTTGGTACGGTCGCTGCCTGCCAGCTCAATCAGGCGCTCGCCCCAGGCGCGGTTGCCGACCTGATCGTGGTTCTGGATAAAATCGACGAACGCGACCGGCGGCTGGCCGGTGCTGTCCACGCCGCGCGGCTCGCCGCTCTGTGGCGACACTTCGCCCTGGTAGGCAAAACCCTCCGTCAGTATGCGGGCGACGAGTTTTTCCGGCTGATCGGCGAAGTCCTGGTAATAGGCGTGCGTTTCGCCGGTGGCGAAGACATGGATGGCGTTGTGGAAATCATCGTTCCATTCGCCGGTAAACAGCGGCGCGCTGCCGTCCGGGTTACGCGGGTGCAGGAAAATGACGTTGCGGCTGTCTTCGGTGGTGAGATGCGCCGGGCGGTCGGTGATTTCCGCCCGAATACGCTCGGCGATTTCAACCAGGGCGTGTTTCGCCGAGGTGTCTTCAATCTGGTCGATAGCGTCAAAACGCAGGCCGTCGAGACGGTACTCTTTCAGCCAGTAGAGCGGCGCTTCAACGATGTAGCGACGCACCGCGTCGACGTCATAGGCGATGCCGTTGCCCCACGGCGTCATACGCTCTTTATGGAAGAAATCAGGCGCCAGCAGCGGCAGATAGTTGCCTTCCGGCCCAAAGTGGTTAAGTACGATATCCAGCACCACGGAAAGCCCGTGGGCGTGGGCAGCGTCAATAAACGCTTTGAAATCGTCCGGCGTACCGTAG
This is a stretch of genomic DNA from Cronobacter malonaticus LMG 23826. It encodes these proteins:
- the treZ gene encoding malto-oligosyltrehalose trehalohydrolase, which encodes MESTFLKSWGSEYVADGAARFRLWATGQKRVTLRLAGQDLPMTPTGDGWFELEVPGVAPGTEYCFVLEDGMTVPDPASRAQKADVNGPSLVIDPATYQWQTTDWHGRPWEETVVYEMHIGTFTPEGTFRAAIEKLPYLAQLGVTMLEVLPVSQFGGNRGWGYDGVLLYAPHSAYGTPDDFKAFIDAAHAHGLSVVLDIVLNHFGPEGNYLPLLAPDFFHKERMTPWGNGIAYDVDAVRRYIVEAPLYWLKEYRLDGLRFDAIDQIEDTSAKHALVEIAERIRAEITDRPAHLTTEDSRNVIFLHPRNPDGSAPLFTGEWNDDFHNAIHVFATGETHAYYQDFADQPEKLVARILTEGFAYQGEVSPQSGEPRGVDSTGQPPVAFVDFIQNHDQVGNRAWGERLIELAGSDRTKVLLATLLLSPHIPLLFMGEEYGETNPFLFFTDFHGDLAKAVREGRAREFEGHGDWDGDSVPDPNAQQTFEMSKLDWQKPESEEGRAWLALTRELLTLRREQIVPLLSTAGGHSGRVIDTAPGFVAVSWTFPKGTLSLALNIGERPQPLPEMPGDTLFAWPQAGDELPANSIQVRLAKGDAQ